A window of the Dunckerocampus dactyliophorus isolate RoL2022-P2 chromosome 19, RoL_Ddac_1.1, whole genome shotgun sequence genome harbors these coding sequences:
- the LOC129172244 gene encoding AN1-type zinc finger protein 3-like isoform X2: MGDTSERSKPPSLPPRCPCGFWGSSKTMNLCSKCFADIQKKQPGEDCTSKAMQGSGSSQTPVFSSETTTTTISTTISSITTSSSSGSNQSISSASSASSSPPSAAELPAVEEPSPLFTASREGVSSTETAQGTLCTPTKRPRESASASESEATPEKKPRAEAKDGDGEEAGGTPKQKKRRRCFRCQTKLELVQQELGSCRCGYVFCMLHRLPEQHDCLFDHLGRGREEAVLKMVKLDRKVGRSCQRIGEECS, encoded by the exons ATGGGCGACACTAGTGAGAGAAGCAAGCCGCCCAGTCTCCCTCCCCGGTGTCCGTGCGGCTTTTGGGG GTCCAGTAAAACCATGAACCTCTGCTCCAAATGTTTTGCTG ACATCCAGAAGAAGCAGCCTGGAGAAGACTGCACCTCCAAGGCCATGCAAGGCAGCGGGAGCAGCCAGACACCTGTCTTCAGTAGCGAGACCACCACGACCACCATCTCCACCACCATCTCCTCCAtcaccaccagcagcagcagcggcagcaatCAGTCTATATCTTCggcatcatcagcatcatcgtCACCACCTAGCGCCGCAGAACTACCAGCGGTCGAAGAACCCTCGCCGTTGTTTACCGCCTCCAGGGAGG GTGTGTCGTCCACAGAAACGGCGCAGGGCACACTGTGCACGCCCACGAAGCGTCCTCGAGAGTCAG CTTCGGCCTCAGAGAGCGAGGCCACGCCTGAGAAGAAGCCACGGGCGGAGGCAAAAGATGGCGATGGCGAGGAGGCGGGTGGGACGCCCAAGCAAAAGAAACGCCGGCGCTGCTTCCGCTGCCAAACCAAACTGGAGCTGGTCCAGCAGGAGCTGGGTTCCTGTCGCTGCG GATACGTCTTCTGCATGTTGCATCGCCTCCCCGAACAACACGACTGCCTCTTCGACCACCTGGGGCGTGGGCGCGAGGAAGCCGTCCTCAAGATGGTCAAACTGGACCGCAAGGTGGGGCGCTCGTGCCAACGCATCGGGGAGGAGTGCTCCTGA
- the LOC129172244 gene encoding AN1-type zinc finger protein 3-like isoform X1, whose amino-acid sequence MNKTLSLRLEPPGFCSAPPPACRDEGDTAQIQSISISTIWSSKTMNLCSKCFADIQKKQPGEDCTSKAMQGSGSSQTPVFSSETTTTTISTTISSITTSSSSGSNQSISSASSASSSPPSAAELPAVEEPSPLFTASREGVSSTETAQGTLCTPTKRPRESASASESEATPEKKPRAEAKDGDGEEAGGTPKQKKRRRCFRCQTKLELVQQELGSCRCGYVFCMLHRLPEQHDCLFDHLGRGREEAVLKMVKLDRKVGRSCQRIGEECS is encoded by the exons atgaacaag acgctgtcgcttcgactggagccgccgggcttctgctccgcccctcctcctgcatgcagggatgagggagatacagcgcaaatccagtctatatcgatatcaacaatatg GTCCAGTAAAACCATGAACCTCTGCTCCAAATGTTTTGCTG ACATCCAGAAGAAGCAGCCTGGAGAAGACTGCACCTCCAAGGCCATGCAAGGCAGCGGGAGCAGCCAGACACCTGTCTTCAGTAGCGAGACCACCACGACCACCATCTCCACCACCATCTCCTCCAtcaccaccagcagcagcagcggcagcaatCAGTCTATATCTTCggcatcatcagcatcatcgtCACCACCTAGCGCCGCAGAACTACCAGCGGTCGAAGAACCCTCGCCGTTGTTTACCGCCTCCAGGGAGG GTGTGTCGTCCACAGAAACGGCGCAGGGCACACTGTGCACGCCCACGAAGCGTCCTCGAGAGTCAG CTTCGGCCTCAGAGAGCGAGGCCACGCCTGAGAAGAAGCCACGGGCGGAGGCAAAAGATGGCGATGGCGAGGAGGCGGGTGGGACGCCCAAGCAAAAGAAACGCCGGCGCTGCTTCCGCTGCCAAACCAAACTGGAGCTGGTCCAGCAGGAGCTGGGTTCCTGTCGCTGCG GATACGTCTTCTGCATGTTGCATCGCCTCCCCGAACAACACGACTGCCTCTTCGACCACCTGGGGCGTGGGCGCGAGGAAGCCGTCCTCAAGATGGTCAAACTGGACCGCAAGGTGGGGCGCTCGTGCCAACGCATCGGGGAGGAGTGCTCCTGA